The Phalacrocorax carbo chromosome 11, bPhaCar2.1, whole genome shotgun sequence genome includes a region encoding these proteins:
- the LOC104043154 gene encoding uracil phosphoribosyltransferase homolog yields MEAMPCQNQRLGPRPQDEQPAAAAGGVSRLIRFAEPGEDSGCPSPDSSSGGNGVAAAAPAIPAGEGGAEPIGPQLKLLPMNDQLRELQTIIRDKKSSRGDFVFSADRLIRLVVEEGLNQLPYTECTVTTPTGHKYEGVRFEKGNCGVSIMRSGEAMEQGLRDCCRSIRIGKILIQSDEETQRAKVYYAKFPPDIYRRKVLLMYPILSTGNTVIEAVKVLVEHGVQPSVIILLSLFSTPHGAKSIIQEFPEITILTTEVHPVAPTHFGQKYFGTD; encoded by the exons ATGGAGGCGATGCCCTGCCAGAACCAGCGGCTCGGCCCGCGGCCGCAGGACGAgcagccggcggcggcggcgggcggcgtCTCCCGGCTGATCCGCTTCGCAGAACCCGGCGAGGACAGCGGCTGCCCCAGCCCGGACAGCAGCAGCGGCGGGAATGgcgtggcggcggcggcaccggcgATCCCCGCGGGGGAGGGCGGCGCGGAGCCGATCGGGCCGCAGCTGAAGCTGCTGCCCATGAACGACCAGCTGCGGGAGCTGCAGACGATCATCCGGGACAA GAAATCCAGTAGAGGAGACTTCGTATTTTCTGCTGATCGTCTG ATCAGACTTGTGGTTGAAGAGGGCCTGAATCAGCTGCCATACACAGAATGTACCGTGACCACGCCAACAG GACACAAGTACGAAGGAGTCAGATTTGAAAAGGGAAACTGCGGGGTCAGCATAATGAGAAGTG GAGAGGCGATGGAACAAGGTTTACGAGACTGCTGTAGATCAATCCGCATAGGAAAAATCCTGATACAGAGCGACGAGGAGACTCAGCGAGCGAAAGTGTACTACGCTAAGTTTCCACCAGACATTTACAGGAGAAAAGTTCTTCTGATGTACCCAATACTAA gtACCGGTAATACCGTCATCGAGGCTGTCAAAGTCCTTGTAGAGCACGGCGTACAACCGAGTGTCATTATCCTGCTAAGCCTATTCTCCACACCTCACG GTGCCAAATCTATCATCCAGGAATTCCCAGAGATCACAATTTTGACTACTGAAGTTCATCCTGTTGCACCAACACACTTTGGACAGAAGTACTTTGGAACAGACTGA